The following are encoded in a window of Staphylococcus piscifermentans genomic DNA:
- the ldmS gene encoding L-aspartate--L-methionine ligase LdmS, with protein MTLSDLYEDDIVYTSRPSYVSNPWLEPDEHQSNFLTGRELLIANKMPVIVHEASVSNKLKQLFDEVGKEVPKNVYKFHNQASYEHLLQSLTKEENKKIYFQYVHSEDLVSKEDYALNKDVFVALNNKARIPEWTNGKYLPKRQIVEVEEFEAAVRDWDFPFVLKPGDDLPTAGGYGVMICYNQEDLDQAIQRINKAVEETDTIIIEQKIEAIANYCVQFAYSEQLGLKYLGTTEQLTNKYGFYNGNQSVPVEEVPQAVIEAGREIMEIGVEKGFYGVGGFDLLYDKYGDVYAIDLNFRQNGSTSMLLLDDELSGANHKFYSYFANGDNTKFFRTIMKYVRQGKIYPLSYYDGDWYGKDKVNSRFACIWHGSTREEVEQNERAFLKELE; from the coding sequence GTGACTTTAAGTGATTTATACGAAGACGATATTGTCTATACGTCAAGACCTTCTTATGTATCCAATCCTTGGTTAGAACCTGATGAACATCAGTCCAACTTCTTAACTGGCCGTGAATTGCTGATTGCAAATAAGATGCCGGTGATTGTGCACGAGGCCAGCGTGTCGAATAAATTGAAACAATTATTTGACGAAGTCGGCAAAGAAGTACCGAAGAATGTCTACAAATTCCATAACCAAGCAAGTTATGAACATTTGCTTCAATCTTTAACTAAAGAGGAAAATAAGAAAATTTATTTCCAATATGTGCATAGTGAAGATTTAGTCAGCAAAGAAGATTACGCACTCAATAAAGATGTCTTTGTGGCTTTGAACAATAAAGCACGTATTCCAGAATGGACGAATGGCAAATACTTGCCGAAACGCCAAATTGTCGAAGTAGAAGAATTTGAAGCTGCCGTGCGAGATTGGGATTTTCCTTTTGTCTTGAAACCGGGTGATGATTTACCGACTGCAGGTGGTTATGGTGTTATGATTTGCTACAACCAAGAAGATTTAGATCAAGCTATTCAACGTATTAATAAAGCAGTGGAAGAAACAGATACTATCATAATTGAACAAAAAATCGAGGCAATCGCCAATTATTGCGTGCAATTTGCATATTCAGAGCAGCTCGGATTAAAATATCTCGGTACGACAGAACAGCTTACTAATAAATATGGTTTCTATAACGGTAACCAAAGTGTACCTGTGGAAGAAGTACCACAAGCAGTCATTGAAGCAGGTCGTGAAATTATGGAAATCGGTGTGGAAAAAGGATTCTATGGCGTCGGTGGCTTTGATTTGCTCTATGACAAATATGGAGACGTTTATGCCATTGATTTGAATTTCCGTCAAAACGGATCGACAAGTATGCTGCTGTTAGATGATGAGTTATCCGGTGCGAACCATAAATTCTACAGCTACTTTGCAAATGGCGACAATACTAAGTTTTTCAGAACGATTATGAAATATGTACGTCAAGGTAAAATCTACCCTTTATCCTACTACGATGGAGATTGGTATGGTAAAGATAAAGTGAATTCCCGCTTCGCTTGTATTTGGCATGGTAGTACTCGCGAGGAAGTAGAACAAAACGAACGTGCTTTCTTGAAAGAACTTGAATAA
- a CDS encoding DUF2750 domain-containing protein, translating to MDYKQESFFKDLLVNETYYIAVKDKKIVRKEVDNKYYPCFWTEKEIAEAYFKDNHQSYDKIISRDIDRFVTCEMDDLFDKGDEVLVNVTDTVQGHFIDIYDFTKALMSELDRIRTVEFSRITARTDEVFGLTDKGSKQFIIISENGESKPNMMPVWSDFKSAEKVRDEDFEECEVQEVEGEVFSDWLEKLRDNDEGVGINLKPGVVGTIVSAQTLKNELSY from the coding sequence ATGGATTATAAACAAGAATCATTTTTTAAGGATTTACTTGTGAATGAAACTTATTATATTGCAGTCAAAGATAAGAAAATAGTAAGAAAAGAAGTAGATAACAAGTATTATCCATGCTTTTGGACAGAGAAAGAAATAGCAGAAGCTTATTTCAAAGACAACCACCAGAGTTACGATAAAATCATTTCCAGAGATATTGATCGCTTCGTAACATGTGAGATGGATGATTTGTTTGATAAAGGTGATGAAGTTTTAGTCAATGTCACTGACACAGTTCAAGGACATTTCATTGATATTTATGATTTCACAAAAGCACTCATGAGTGAGCTGGATCGCATTCGTACTGTAGAATTCTCACGTATCACAGCACGCACTGATGAAGTATTCGGTTTGACTGATAAAGGGAGTAAACAATTTATTATCATTAGTGAAAATGGGGAAAGCAAACCTAACATGATGCCGGTATGGAGTGATTTTAAATCCGCTGAAAAAGTTCGTGATGAAGATTTCGAGGAATGTGAAGTTCAAGAAGTTGAAGGAGAAGTTTTCAGTGATTGGCTTGAAAAATTACGTGACAACGATGAAGGTGTAGGCATTAATCTCAAGCCTGGTGTAGTAGGAACAATCGTTTCTGCACAAACTTTAAAGAATGAATTATCGTATTAA
- the coaW gene encoding type II pantothenate kinase, whose product MKIGIDAGGTLIKIVEINDGERTFRTELSSNLDKVIAWLNSQPCKNVTLTGGKAKLIQSQLNFPAKEFVEFDASSKGLEVLLEEQGHHLDNYIFANVGTGTSLHFSDGKSQKRVGGIGAGGGMIQGLGYLLSGLSNYTELTDTAQKGDREFIDLKVKHIYKNSEPPIPGDLTAANFGHVLHNLDKELSAADKLASVMGVVGEVVTTMAITLAREFNTENVVYIGSSFNNNPLLRKVVEDYTVLRGFKPFYIEHGAFSGALGSIYLGAE is encoded by the coding sequence ATGAAAATCGGTATCGATGCTGGCGGAACTTTAATTAAAATTGTAGAAATCAATGATGGTGAACGTACATTCCGCACTGAACTTTCTTCTAATCTAGATAAAGTGATAGCATGGTTGAATAGCCAACCGTGTAAAAACGTTACTTTAACAGGTGGTAAGGCAAAATTAATTCAAAGTCAATTAAACTTTCCTGCCAAAGAATTTGTAGAATTCGATGCATCTTCTAAAGGATTAGAAGTACTTTTAGAGGAACAAGGCCATCATCTAGACAATTATATTTTTGCGAATGTCGGAACAGGAACATCACTTCACTTTTCAGATGGTAAATCACAAAAACGTGTAGGCGGAATTGGTGCCGGTGGTGGTATGATTCAAGGGCTGGGCTATTTATTGTCAGGCCTTTCAAACTATACAGAACTTACTGATACCGCTCAAAAAGGAGATCGAGAATTTATCGATTTGAAAGTAAAACATATTTATAAAAATAGTGAGCCCCCTATTCCGGGCGATTTAACTGCAGCCAACTTCGGCCATGTCTTGCATAATTTGGATAAAGAATTATCTGCAGCAGACAAACTTGCTTCAGTTATGGGAGTAGTTGGCGAAGTAGTAACTACTATGGCTATTACACTGGCCAGAGAATTCAATACAGAAAATGTCGTTTATATTGGTTCTTCCTTTAATAATAATCCGCTTCTTCGCAAAGTTGTCGAAGATTATACCGTACTTCGAGGTTTCAAACCTTTTTATATTGAACACGGAGCTTTCTCAGGGGCATTAGGCAGTATTTATCTTGGTGCTGAGTAG
- a CDS encoding VOC family protein, with protein MQLSPYIIVNDVKKAADFYNSIFGGKIIILNQQKDKILHAEVQINESTVIHLSSSYGKPFSNDNVNLILTFDNLEEEQRVYDALSENGNPHMPLAKTFFNSMHGQVKDQFGINWLMNCFLK; from the coding sequence ATGCAATTAAGTCCTTATATTATCGTAAATGATGTTAAAAAAGCTGCGGATTTTTATAACTCAATATTTGGCGGAAAAATAATTATACTCAATCAGCAAAAAGATAAAATTTTGCATGCTGAAGTTCAAATTAATGAAAGCACTGTTATACATCTGTCGAGTAGCTATGGAAAACCATTCAGTAATGATAACGTAAATTTAATTCTGACTTTTGATAATTTAGAAGAAGAGCAACGTGTGTATGATGCTTTAAGTGAAAATGGGAATCCGCATATGCCACTTGCTAAAACATTCTTCAATTCGATGCACGGTCAAGTTAAAGATCAATTTGGTATTAACTGGCTGATGAACTGTTTCTTAAAATGA
- a CDS encoding GNAT family N-acetyltransferase, with amino-acid sequence MKHSKQYDDITIKPYEQKYYHNILEFELSERQQIYSSLPIQVLEDALGDENRIANIAINKDKEVVGFFVLHQFYQHEGYDTPDHVVYIRSLSINEKFQGNGYGTKIMMNLPDYVQSLYSDFNHLYLVVDAENQAAWNVYERAGFMHAATKEEGPIGKERLYYLDLDSNYVSSLKLTAPKEQPDKEIDTVDLMLDGNKVGFIALQATNQRMHIRGIEVYETHRNQGIAESALRQLATYVRKNYPTINALDIVLFGEHNELKPLCKNSNFVETLQTDDYVKYEKYIVY; translated from the coding sequence ATGAAACACAGCAAACAATATGACGATATTACTATCAAGCCATACGAACAAAAGTATTATCATAATATTTTAGAGTTTGAGCTGTCAGAGCGACAACAAATTTATTCATCACTGCCTATCCAAGTATTAGAAGATGCATTGGGAGATGAAAATCGCATTGCTAATATTGCGATTAATAAAGATAAAGAAGTCGTCGGTTTCTTTGTACTGCATCAATTTTACCAACATGAGGGCTACGATACACCAGACCATGTCGTTTACATCCGGTCCTTATCGATTAATGAAAAGTTTCAAGGGAATGGATATGGCACTAAGATAATGATGAACCTTCCAGATTATGTGCAGTCACTCTATAGCGATTTCAATCATCTCTATTTAGTTGTAGATGCTGAAAACCAAGCCGCCTGGAATGTCTATGAACGTGCAGGCTTTATGCATGCAGCGACCAAAGAAGAGGGCCCGATTGGCAAAGAACGACTTTATTATTTAGACTTAGACTCTAATTATGTTTCTTCTTTAAAGCTTACAGCGCCAAAAGAGCAGCCTGACAAAGAAATAGATACCGTAGATTTAATGCTCGATGGAAATAAAGTGGGCTTTATTGCATTGCAAGCTACTAATCAACGCATGCATATACGAGGAATTGAAGTTTACGAAACTCATCGCAATCAAGGTATTGCTGAAAGTGCGTTACGTCAACTCGCAACCTATGTCAGAAAAAATTATCCTACGATTAATGCATTAGATATCGTATTATTTGGGGAACATAATGAATTAAAGCCTTTATGCAAGAATAGTAATTTCGTGGAAACCTTGCAGACAGACGACTATGTGAAATACGAAAAATACATTGTCTATTAA
- the rpoE gene encoding DNA-directed RNA polymerase subunit delta gives MKIQDYTKEMVDEKSFIDMAHTLLEEKGTTMNLYDIIDEFKSLGHYEDNEHLENRIVQFYTDLNTDGRFLNVGENNWGLRDWYSVDDIEEKIAPTIQKFDILDEDDEEDKNLKLLGEDEDEEEEEQAEPTDSDEDEEDLDDPQDEEEINDSDIVIEEDKDEMDEAEELFEEESDFNDDPDDDKI, from the coding sequence ATGAAAATCCAAGACTACACTAAAGAAATGGTAGACGAAAAATCATTTATCGATATGGCCCACACATTATTGGAAGAAAAAGGCACTACAATGAATTTGTACGATATTATTGATGAGTTCAAATCTTTAGGCCACTACGAAGATAATGAACATTTAGAAAACCGTATCGTTCAATTCTATACTGACTTGAACACTGATGGCCGCTTCCTTAATGTCGGAGAAAATAACTGGGGATTGCGTGACTGGTACTCAGTAGACGATATTGAAGAAAAAATTGCCCCAACTATCCAAAAATTCGATATTTTAGATGAAGATGATGAAGAAGATAAAAACCTTAAACTTCTTGGTGAAGATGAAGACGAAGAAGAAGAGGAACAAGCAGAACCTACAGATTCAGACGAAGATGAAGAAGATTTAGATGACCCTCAAGACGAGGAAGAAATTAATGATTCAGATATCGTTATTGAAGAAGATAAAGATGAAATGGATGAAGCTGAAGAGTTGTTTGAAGAAGAATCAGACTTCAATGACGATCCAGATGATGATAAAATTTAA
- a CDS encoding CTP synthase, with the protein MTKFIFVTGGVVSSLGKGITAASLGRLLKDRGLSVTIQKFDPYLNVDPGTMSPYQHGEVFVTDDGAETDLDLGHYERFIDINLNKYSNVTAGKVYSHVLKKERRGDYLGGTVQVIPHITNEIKERLLLAGESTNADVVITEIGGTTGDIESLPFIEAIRQIRSDLGRENVMYIHCTLLPYIKAAGEMKTKPTQHSVKELRGLGIQPDLIVVRTEYEMTQDLKDKIALFCDIPEQNVIECRDAESLYEIPLQLSKQHMDDLVIKRLDLNAKYATQLDDWKHLLDIVNNLDGEITIGLVGKYVSLQDAYLSVVEALKHAGYPLHKDINVKWIDSSELTDDNAADYLKDVDGILVPGGFGFRASEGKISAIRYARENNVPYFGICLGMQLATVEFARNVLGLEGAHSAELDPDTPYPVIDLLPEQKDIEDLGGTLRLGLYPSEVKEGTLAYDIYGKKEIEERHRHRYEFNNNYREQMEENGLVFSGVSPDGRRIEMVELPQNDFFFACQFHPEFLSRPNRPQPIFKAFIEAANKYREAKETK; encoded by the coding sequence ATGACTAAGTTCATTTTTGTAACTGGTGGGGTTGTTTCCTCATTAGGTAAAGGGATTACTGCAGCATCTTTAGGAAGACTATTAAAAGATAGAGGCCTTTCTGTCACAATTCAAAAATTCGATCCATATTTGAATGTGGATCCAGGTACAATGAGTCCTTACCAACATGGGGAAGTGTTTGTAACAGATGATGGAGCAGAAACAGATTTAGATTTAGGCCACTATGAACGTTTTATAGATATTAACTTAAATAAATATTCAAACGTCACTGCCGGTAAAGTCTATTCTCACGTTTTGAAAAAAGAACGTCGCGGCGACTACTTAGGTGGTACTGTACAAGTTATTCCACATATTACAAATGAAATCAAAGAACGTTTATTATTAGCAGGCGAAAGTACGAATGCGGACGTTGTTATTACAGAAATCGGCGGCACAACAGGTGATATCGAATCATTACCATTTATCGAAGCCATCCGCCAAATCCGCAGTGACTTAGGTCGAGAAAATGTAATGTATATCCACTGTACTTTATTACCTTACATCAAAGCAGCAGGTGAAATGAAAACAAAACCTACGCAACACAGTGTTAAAGAATTGCGCGGCTTAGGTATTCAACCTGATTTAATCGTAGTCAGAACAGAATATGAAATGACACAAGATTTAAAAGATAAAATTGCATTATTCTGCGATATCCCAGAACAAAACGTTATCGAATGCCGCGATGCAGAATCTTTATATGAAATTCCATTACAATTAAGCAAACAACATATGGATGACTTAGTAATTAAACGTTTAGATTTAAATGCGAAATATGCTACACAATTAGATGACTGGAAACATTTATTAGATATCGTAAATAACCTAGATGGTGAAATCACAATTGGTTTAGTCGGTAAATATGTGAGCCTTCAAGATGCTTATTTATCAGTAGTGGAAGCATTGAAACACGCTGGCTATCCGCTTCACAAAGATATCAACGTTAAATGGATCGACTCAAGCGAATTAACAGATGACAATGCTGCAGACTACTTGAAAGACGTGGACGGAATTTTAGTACCAGGCGGCTTCGGTTTCCGTGCAAGTGAAGGTAAAATTTCAGCCATCCGTTATGCACGCGAAAACAACGTACCATACTTCGGCATCTGCTTAGGTATGCAATTAGCGACAGTAGAATTTGCACGTAACGTACTTGGCTTAGAAGGTGCACATTCAGCTGAACTTGATCCCGATACTCCTTATCCAGTGATTGATTTACTTCCTGAACAGAAAGATATTGAAGATTTGGGAGGCACTTTAAGATTGGGTCTATATCCAAGTGAAGTCAAAGAAGGTACTTTGGCGTACGACATTTATGGTAAAAAAGAAATAGAAGAAAGACATCGTCATCGTTATGAGTTTAATAACAACTATCGTGAACAGATGGAAGAGAATGGACTTGTATTCTCAGGTGTAAGTCCAGATGGCCGCCGTATTGAAATGGTAGAATTACCGCAAAATGATTTCTTCTTTGCATGTCAATTCCACCCAGAGTTCTTATCACGTCCTAATCGTCCTCAACCTATCTTCAAAGCATTTATTGAAGCGGCTAACAAATACAGAGAAGCTAAAGAAACTAAATAA
- a CDS encoding DUF2529 family protein, with protein sequence MANILQTQLTGIFNRLNDQSLDIQMAAQCLIQAIGGEGNVYIKGYDDLKFFETYITDSHEKLESSRLLTDLESLEAIDSTDRVLLFAPFYTEEVQRDTQALIDLDVDFVLICNKNKEVDIPDHLLHYINLSTPRPIVYTEDYDKVVQPHPMALNYIYYEIYTQMIEMIRDLDLDPES encoded by the coding sequence ATGGCAAATATATTGCAGACCCAACTTACAGGCATTTTTAATCGTTTAAATGACCAATCTTTAGATATACAAATGGCTGCACAATGCTTAATTCAAGCAATCGGCGGTGAAGGAAATGTGTATATCAAAGGCTATGATGATTTAAAATTCTTCGAAACTTATATTACAGACAGTCATGAAAAATTAGAGTCTAGTCGTTTGTTAACTGATTTAGAAAGTTTAGAAGCGATAGATTCTACAGACCGTGTACTCCTCTTTGCGCCATTTTATACTGAAGAAGTTCAAAGAGATACACAAGCATTAATTGATTTAGATGTTGATTTCGTACTGATTTGTAATAAAAATAAAGAAGTCGACATTCCTGATCATCTCTTGCATTATATTAATTTAAGTACACCTCGTCCAATTGTATATACAGAGGATTATGACAAAGTGGTTCAACCACATCCTATGGCTTTGAATTATATTTATTATGAGATTTATACACAGATGATTGAAATGATTCGCGACTTAGATTTAGATCCTGAATCATAA
- the fdaB gene encoding class IIb fructose-bisphosphate aldolase FdaB — MPLVSMKEMLIDAKEKGYAVGQYNLNNLEFTQAILEASQEQNAPVILGVSEGAARYMSGFYTVVKMVEGLLHDLKITVPVAIHLDHGSSFEKCKEAIDAGFTSVMIDASHSPFEENIEITKKVVDYAHERGVSVEAELGTVGGQEDDVVADGVIYADPKECQELVEKTGIDTLAPALGSVHGPYKGEPNLGFKEMEEIGESTGLPLVLHGGTGIPTKDIQKSISLGTAKINVNTENQIASAKAVREVLDNDKDVYDPRKYLGPAREAIKATVTGKIKEFGTSNRA, encoded by the coding sequence ATGCCTTTAGTTTCAATGAAAGAAATGTTAATCGATGCGAAAGAAAAAGGTTATGCAGTAGGTCAATATAACCTTAACAATCTAGAATTCACTCAAGCAATTCTAGAAGCTTCACAAGAACAAAATGCACCAGTTATTTTGGGTGTATCAGAAGGTGCAGCTCGTTATATGAGCGGTTTCTACACTGTAGTTAAAATGGTTGAAGGTTTATTACACGACCTTAAAATCACAGTACCGGTTGCAATTCATTTAGACCATGGTTCAAGTTTCGAAAAATGTAAAGAAGCAATCGACGCTGGTTTTACATCAGTTATGATTGACGCTTCACATAGTCCATTTGAAGAAAACATTGAAATCACTAAAAAAGTTGTAGACTACGCACATGAACGCGGTGTTTCTGTAGAAGCTGAATTAGGTACTGTAGGCGGACAAGAAGACGATGTAGTAGCAGACGGCGTTATCTATGCAGACCCTAAAGAGTGTCAAGAATTAGTTGAAAAAACTGGAATTGATACTTTAGCACCAGCTTTAGGTTCTGTACATGGTCCTTACAAAGGCGAACCTAACTTAGGTTTCAAAGAAATGGAAGAAATTGGAGAATCTACAGGTTTACCATTAGTATTACACGGTGGTACTGGTATCCCAACTAAAGATATCCAAAAATCAATTTCTTTAGGTACAGCAAAAATCAATGTTAATACTGAAAACCAAATTGCTTCTGCTAAAGCAGTTCGTGAAGTATTAGATAATGATAAAGATGTTTACGATCCACGTAAATATTTAGGACCAGCTCGTGAAGCTATCAAAGCTACAGTAACGGGTAAAATTAAAGAGTTCGGTACTTCAAACCGCGCATAA
- a CDS encoding UDP-N-acetylglucosamine 1-carboxyvinyltransferase has product MAQEVIKIRGGQPLSGKVKINGAKNSAVAIIPAALLAEDVVTLEGLPQISDVETLVSLLGDLNIKTDLEDTDLRIDPTEIQNASLPNHKVESLRASYYMMGAMLGRFKKCVIGLPGGCPLGPRPIDQHIKGFKALGAKIDESSPTSMKIEAEELKGANIFLDMVSVGATINIMLAAVRAKGQTVIENAAKEPEVVDVATFLTGMGAHIKGAGTSTIKITGVDHLHGVAHQIIPDRIEAGTYMCMAAACGTEVELENIIPKHIEPLTVKLRELGAEIDMHDDSVIIKSKIPYESVNIKTLVYPGFATDLQQPITPLLFLADGPSFVTDTIYPERFKHVDELQKMGGNIHVDQGTATIKPSQLHGAAVYASDLRAGASLIIAGLIAEGITTIYNVNHIYRGYANIVENLKSLGADIWAETL; this is encoded by the coding sequence ATGGCTCAAGAAGTAATAAAAATTAGAGGCGGGCAGCCATTAAGCGGAAAAGTTAAAATTAACGGTGCTAAAAATAGCGCAGTTGCTATTATTCCTGCTGCATTATTAGCAGAAGATGTAGTGACATTAGAAGGCTTGCCGCAAATTTCAGATGTTGAGACGTTAGTAAGCTTGTTAGGTGATTTGAATATTAAAACTGATTTAGAAGATACAGATTTACGCATCGACCCTACAGAAATCCAAAATGCATCTTTGCCTAATCATAAAGTAGAGTCTTTAAGAGCGTCATATTATATGATGGGGGCAATGCTCGGCCGCTTTAAAAAATGTGTGATTGGATTGCCAGGCGGTTGTCCATTAGGACCACGTCCGATTGATCAACATATTAAAGGTTTCAAAGCTTTAGGTGCCAAGATTGATGAGTCCAGCCCGACTTCTATGAAAATTGAAGCAGAGGAATTAAAAGGTGCAAATATTTTCCTTGATATGGTAAGCGTCGGTGCGACTATTAATATTATGCTGGCGGCCGTAAGAGCGAAAGGACAAACTGTTATTGAAAATGCAGCAAAAGAACCTGAAGTAGTAGATGTGGCGACTTTCTTAACTGGAATGGGTGCTCATATTAAAGGTGCTGGTACAAGTACTATTAAAATTACAGGTGTGGACCATTTGCATGGAGTTGCACACCAAATTATCCCAGATCGCATTGAAGCCGGTACATACATGTGTATGGCTGCAGCTTGCGGAACAGAGGTGGAATTGGAAAATATCATTCCTAAACATATTGAACCTCTAACAGTTAAACTACGTGAATTAGGTGCGGAAATCGATATGCATGATGATTCTGTGATAATCAAAAGTAAAATTCCTTATGAGAGTGTAAATATTAAAACGCTAGTTTACCCAGGATTCGCAACAGACTTGCAACAACCGATTACGCCTTTATTATTCTTAGCAGATGGTCCTTCGTTTGTCACAGATACAATCTATCCTGAACGTTTTAAACACGTTGATGAACTTCAAAAAATGGGAGGAAATATTCACGTCGATCAAGGTACTGCAACAATCAAACCTTCTCAATTGCATGGTGCAGCTGTATATGCGAGCGATTTACGTGCCGGAGCAAGTTTGATTATTGCCGGTTTAATTGCAGAAGGCATAACTACTATTTATAATGTCAACCATATTTACAGAGGGTATGCTAATATAGTAGAAAATTTAAAATCCTTAGGCGCAGATATTTGGGCTGAAACACTTTAA
- a CDS encoding winged helix-turn-helix transcriptional regulator: MEVCPYLEETFKIIGRSWNGLIINYLSRCPESSAHFSDMKKDLKPITPRALSLKLTELMDWDLVDKNIVSKAPLSIVYQLTDKGEALAEALKPMEEWAQKYVELENNQTQV; encoded by the coding sequence ATGGAAGTATGTCCATATCTAGAAGAGACATTTAAAATTATCGGCAGAAGTTGGAATGGTTTAATTATTAATTATCTCTCAAGATGTCCAGAAAGTTCAGCTCACTTCAGTGATATGAAAAAAGATTTGAAACCGATAACGCCACGTGCATTAAGTTTAAAATTGACTGAATTAATGGATTGGGATTTAGTAGATAAAAATATCGTTTCCAAAGCGCCGCTTTCTATTGTGTATCAACTTACAGATAAAGGCGAAGCTTTAGCTGAAGCTCTGAAACCGATGGAAGAATGGGCTCAAAAATATGTAGAACTCGAAAATAATCAAACACAAGTATAA
- a CDS encoding aldehyde dehydrogenase family protein — protein sequence MRIQTKQYINGEWVDSASGETLDVINPANEEVLGQIAKGNKEDVDKAVDAANNVYLEFRHSSVEYRRDLLDKIVKEYKNRKQDIIEVITDELGSPLEVSENVHYQMGLEHFTEARDALDNFKFEEKRGEDLVVKEAIGVAGLITPWNFPTNQTSLKLAAAFAAGSPVVLKPSEMTPFAAIILAEIFDKVGVPKGVFNLVNGDGEGVGNPLSENPKVRMMSFTGSGPTGAKIMQKAAEDFKKVSLELGGKSPYIILDDSDIEGAAEAAVGKVYNNTGQVCTAGTRTIVPESMKDDFIKAAKEKMSAVKVGDPREKGVQMGPIISKKQFDQVENYIQKGIDEGAELVLGGVGKPEGLDKGYFAKPTIFANVKNDMTIAQEEIFGPVMSIITYKDLNEAIKIANDTKYGLAGYVYGKDLNTLRKVAREIEAGTIEINEAGRKPDLPFGGYKQSGLGREWGDYGIEEFLEVKSIAGYYE from the coding sequence TTGAGAATTCAAACTAAACAATATATCAATGGCGAATGGGTAGACAGTGCAAGTGGTGAAACGCTTGATGTGATTAACCCAGCAAATGAAGAAGTTCTAGGTCAAATTGCAAAAGGCAATAAAGAAGACGTAGATAAAGCAGTAGATGCTGCAAACAATGTTTATCTTGAATTCCGTCACAGCAGTGTAGAATATAGAAGAGATTTACTAGATAAAATTGTAAAAGAATATAAGAATAGAAAACAAGATATTATCGAAGTAATTACAGATGAACTAGGTTCACCTCTTGAAGTTTCAGAGAATGTTCATTATCAAATGGGTCTTGAACACTTTACAGAAGCACGAGATGCACTAGACAACTTTAAATTTGAAGAAAAACGCGGTGAAGATTTAGTAGTCAAAGAAGCAATCGGTGTCGCAGGATTAATTACACCATGGAATTTCCCTACTAACCAAACATCATTAAAATTAGCTGCAGCTTTCGCAGCAGGTAGTCCAGTGGTCTTAAAACCTTCTGAAATGACACCATTTGCTGCAATCATTTTAGCAGAAATCTTTGATAAAGTAGGCGTACCTAAAGGTGTATTCAACTTAGTAAATGGCGACGGTGAAGGCGTCGGCAACCCGTTAAGTGAAAATCCTAAAGTACGTATGATGTCATTTACTGGTTCTGGTCCTACTGGTGCTAAGATTATGCAAAAAGCAGCAGAAGACTTCAAGAAAGTTTCATTAGAATTAGGTGGTAAATCACCTTATATTATCCTTGATGATTCAGATATTGAAGGCGCTGCAGAAGCGGCAGTAGGCAAAGTTTATAATAACACTGGTCAAGTTTGTACAGCAGGTACACGTACAATCGTGCCAGAATCAATGAAAGATGACTTTATTAAAGCTGCGAAAGAAAAAATGAGTGCAGTTAAAGTGGGCGACCCAAGAGAAAAAGGCGTACAAATGGGTCCAATCATCAGTAAAAAACAATTCGATCAAGTAGAAAATTATATCCAAAAAGGTATCGATGAAGGTGCTGAACTGGTACTTGGCGGTGTCGGCAAACCAGAAGGCTTAGATAAAGGATATTTCGCAAAACCAACTATCTTTGCGAATGTAAAAAATGATATGACGATTGCACAAGAAGAAATCTTTGGTCCTGTAATGTCTATCATCACTTATAAAGACTTAAACGAAGCAATTAAAATAGCCAACGACACTAAATATGGCTTAGCTGGTTATGTATATGGCAAAGACTTAAACACATTAAGAAAAGTTGCACGTGAGATTGAAGCAGGTACAATTGAAATTAATGAAGCGGGCCGTAAACCAGACTTACCATTCGGCGGCTATAAACAATCAGGTCTTGGCCGTGAATGGGGCGATTATGGTATCGAAGAATTCCTAGAAGTAAAATCAATCGCTGGCTATTATGAATAA